GGCTTTGATTTTTTAATTGGCCGCGAACCTGAAGGCTGGGGCTGGGTTGGTAACTGGAACCGGCGCGAATTACAACGCTTGCGGCTGGGGATTGTGAAGGAAAACGGTTTTCGGTCGGAACAACACAAGGGTGAAGTGATTGATTCACTGGAATTGTTACGGGCTAAGTATGAAGATGTTGGTGGCGGTTTAATGCCAACTGATCCGTTTGACCAATAGCGCCAAATTTAGTGGGCAACATCTGGTAGCGGCTTGGGTATGAAAGTATTGTGATAATGCCTTGTTCGGTGCGTGGCGCTAATTAATGATTTGAAAATGTAAAAAAATTTCTGAAAACCCTTTACATACTTTTTGTAAGAGTTTATACTTACTAATTGTTAAGAAGTTATATGGAAATTAAAGGGAGATTTATAAACATGAAAGATACATTTTTAAACATTGAAAAGAACCGTCGCACAATCTACGCTTTGGGTAAGAACGTGGAATTGTCAAACGACGAAATTGAAAACTTGGTTAAGGATGCTATCAAGGAAGCTCCTACTGCTTTCAATAACCAATCAACACGTGCAATTGTATTGTTTGGCGCAAAGCATGACGAATTCTGGGACATCGTAGTTAACCGTTTGCACGACGAAGTTCCTAACGAAGAAGTTTACGCTAAGACTGTTTCTAAGATTGACAGCTTCAAGGCCGCTTTCGGTACTGTATTGTTCTTCACTGATACTGATATTGTTAAGTCATTCGAAGAAAACGTACCATTGTACGCTGATAACTTCTACGACTGGTCAGAACAAGGTATCGGGATTGCAAACTACGCATTCTGGTTGGCATTGACTGACAACAACTTGGGTGCATCATTGCAACACTACAACCCAATCGTTGACGAATTGGTTGCGGATGCCTTCGACGTACCTGCTAACTGGCGTTTACGTTCACAAATGCCATTCGGTTCAATCGAAGCCGCTGCTGGCGACAAGGATTACATCCAAGACGACGAACGTTTCCGTGTACTTGGCAAGTAATTTAGTTTAATATAAATGATAAATCGCTATCCAAAGTAAATTTGGATGGCGATTTTTTTGTGGTATGCTGGGGCATTGAGGTGGGATAAAGCAATATGTATAAAATACTCCAAAAAGTCATAAAAAATTCAAATATCTAAGCTTTAATGAATATATTCAGTAATTATTATTGGGTGTTGGACGTGTAGATGACATTAATCAAGTTACAGCCACTAAAGATTGTGGTGTAATTCCAGATGGATTTGATAGTTGCCAGATGATTAAGGAGCACATTATGAAAAAGAAAAACG
This is a stretch of genomic DNA from Periweissella cryptocerci. It encodes these proteins:
- a CDS encoding nitroreductase family protein, yielding MKDTFLNIEKNRRTIYALGKNVELSNDEIENLVKDAIKEAPTAFNNQSTRAIVLFGAKHDEFWDIVVNRLHDEVPNEEVYAKTVSKIDSFKAAFGTVLFFTDTDIVKSFEENVPLYADNFYDWSEQGIGIANYAFWLALTDNNLGASLQHYNPIVDELVADAFDVPANWRLRSQMPFGSIEAAAGDKDYIQDDERFRVLGK